The Streptomyces sp. NBC_00670 genome window below encodes:
- a CDS encoding bifunctional DNA primase/polymerase yields MGFTIGSTRTRTIRDLRSGARRRGRSPECTAVAEYTGLWGWDVVPGARTAAGACSCGRAGCPEPGAHPLDFAAPVRAGATLDEAYRAWAEFPGAAVMLPVGRAFDVIEVGEAAGWRALVRMERMGLPVGPVAVTPEGRAQFFVAPGGAAELPGLLYRMAWEDAALDLRGLGVGACITAPPSDRAGRGVVRWLRAPGVEAGGVLPAARLLIGTLAYVAHRSRSRV; encoded by the coding sequence ATGGGCTTCACGATCGGCTCCACTCGGACCAGGACCATCCGCGACCTCAGGTCCGGCGCCCGGCGCCGCGGCCGGTCACCGGAGTGCACCGCCGTCGCCGAGTACACCGGCCTGTGGGGCTGGGACGTGGTGCCCGGGGCGCGGACCGCGGCGGGCGCCTGTTCCTGCGGGCGGGCCGGCTGTCCGGAGCCGGGGGCGCATCCGCTGGACTTCGCGGCGCCGGTGCGGGCGGGGGCCACACTCGACGAGGCGTACCGGGCGTGGGCCGAGTTCCCGGGGGCCGCGGTGATGCTGCCGGTCGGGCGGGCGTTCGACGTGATCGAGGTCGGTGAGGCGGCGGGGTGGCGGGCGCTGGTGCGGATGGAGCGGATGGGGCTGCCGGTGGGACCCGTGGCGGTGACGCCGGAGGGGCGGGCGCAGTTCTTCGTGGCGCCCGGGGGTGCGGCGGAGTTGCCGGGGTTGTTGTACCGGATGGCGTGGGAGGACGCCGCGCTGGATCTGCGGGGGTTGGGGGTGGGGGCGTGCATCACGGCTCCGCCGTCGGATCGGGCGGGGCGGGGGGTTGTGCGGTGGTTGCGGGCGCCGGGGGTTGAGGCGGGGGGTGTGTTGCCGGCGGCGCGGTTGTTGATCGGGACGTTGGCGTACGTGGCGCATCGGTCGCGCTCACGGGTGTAG
- the nsdA gene encoding transcriptional repressor NsdA: MGGNGGSGTIADKRPNELLTSWFVRSGWSKGELARQVNRRARQLGANHISTDTSRVRRWLDGENPREPIPRILSELFSERFGCVVAVEDLGLRAAHRAPSVSGVDLPWTGPGTVALISEFSRSDLMLARRGFLGTALGLAAGPSLIEPMQRWLVPGPPAPPREEPTSASSRGRGRLSRPELELLETTTVMFRQWDAQCGGGLRRKAVVGQLHEVTDLLQEPQPAATARRLFKVAAELAELAGWMSYDVGLQPTAQKYFVLALHAAKEAGDRPLGSYILSSMSRQMIHLGRPEDALELVHLAQYGSRDCAGPRTQAMLYAMEARAYANMGQPGRCKRAVRMAEDTFADADDWDEPDPDWIRFFSAAELHGENSHSYRDLAYVAGRSPAYAGLAEPVMREAVDLFAQDTEHQRSYALNLIGLATVHLLQREPEEGVVRARQALDVARKVRSERVNTRIRKTVDAAVRDFGDLADVVDLTEQLAVHLPETAEAV; the protein is encoded by the coding sequence GTGGGCGGCAACGGCGGAAGCGGCACGATCGCTGACAAGCGCCCGAACGAATTGCTGACGTCATGGTTCGTGCGCAGCGGCTGGTCCAAGGGCGAGCTCGCCCGCCAGGTCAACCGCCGGGCCCGCCAGCTCGGCGCCAACCACATCTCCACCGACACCTCCCGCGTACGCCGCTGGCTCGACGGCGAGAACCCCCGCGAGCCGATCCCGCGCATCCTGTCCGAGCTGTTCTCCGAGCGCTTCGGCTGCGTCGTCGCCGTGGAGGACCTGGGGCTGCGCGCCGCCCACCGCGCCCCCTCGGTCTCCGGCGTCGACCTGCCGTGGACGGGCCCCGGAACCGTCGCCCTGATCAGCGAGTTCTCGCGCAGCGACCTGATGCTGGCGCGGCGCGGCTTCCTCGGGACCGCGCTCGGCCTGGCCGCCGGCCCCTCCCTCATCGAACCCATGCAGCGCTGGCTGGTCCCCGGACCGCCCGCCCCGCCGCGCGAGGAACCCACCTCCGCCTCCTCGCGCGGCCGGGGCCGGCTCTCCCGCCCCGAGCTGGAACTCCTGGAGACCACCACGGTGATGTTCCGGCAGTGGGACGCCCAGTGCGGCGGCGGCCTGCGCCGCAAGGCCGTCGTCGGCCAGCTCCACGAGGTCACCGACCTCCTCCAGGAACCCCAGCCCGCCGCCACCGCCCGCCGCCTGTTCAAGGTCGCCGCCGAGCTGGCCGAACTGGCCGGCTGGATGAGCTACGACGTGGGGCTCCAGCCCACCGCGCAGAAGTACTTCGTCCTCGCGCTGCACGCCGCCAAGGAGGCCGGCGACCGCCCTCTCGGCTCGTACATCCTCTCCAGCATGAGCCGCCAGATGATCCACCTCGGCCGCCCCGAGGACGCGCTCGAACTGGTCCACCTCGCCCAGTACGGCAGCCGCGACTGCGCCGGCCCCCGCACCCAGGCCATGCTGTATGCGATGGAGGCCCGCGCCTACGCCAACATGGGCCAGCCCGGCCGGTGCAAGCGGGCCGTCCGCATGGCCGAGGACACCTTCGCCGACGCCGACGACTGGGACGAGCCGGACCCCGACTGGATCCGCTTCTTCTCCGCCGCCGAACTCCACGGCGAGAACTCGCACTCCTACCGCGACCTCGCCTATGTCGCCGGCCGCAGCCCCGCCTACGCCGGGCTCGCCGAACCCGTGATGCGCGAGGCCGTCGACCTCTTCGCCCAGGACACCGAACACCAGCGGTCGTACGCCCTCAACCTCATCGGCCTGGCCACCGTCCACCTCCTCCAGCGCGAGCCCGAAGAGGGCGTCGTCCGCGCCCGCCAGGCGCTGGACGTGGCCCGCAAGGTCCGCTCGGAACGCGTCAACACCCGCATCCGCAAAACGGTCGACGCGGCCGTACGCGATTTCGGCGACCTCGCCGACGTCGTCGACCTCACCGAGCAGCTCGCCGTCCACCTGCCCGAGACCGCCGAAGCCGTCTGA
- a CDS encoding ammonium transporter, whose translation MAPAVTLAADAPEFSSANTGFMLICSALVMLMTPGLAFFYGGMVRVKSTLNMLMMSFISLGIVTILWVLYGFSLAFGTDRGSVLGWSSDFVGFTGIGKMELWSGYTIPVYVFAVFQLMFAIITPALISGALADRVKFSAWALFLTLWATIVYFPVAHWVWGTGGWAFDLGVIDFAGGTAVHINAGAAALGVILVIGKRVGFKRDPMRPHSLPLVMLGAGLLWFGWFGFNAGSWLGNDDGVGPLMFVNTQVATAAAMLAWLAYEKIRHGAFTTLGAASGAVAGLVAITPSGGAVSPLGAIAVGAIAGVLCAMAVGLKYRFGYDDSLDVVGVHMVGGIAGSLLVGLFASGGGQSDVKGLFYGGGLDQFWKQCAGVFGVLAYSLIASAILAFLIDRTLGMRVTEDEEMSGIDQAEHAETAYDHTGAGGGTIGSLAPGPLAAASAASKKVDA comes from the coding sequence ATGGCACCAGCCGTCACGCTCGCGGCGGACGCACCGGAGTTTTCGTCCGCCAACACAGGCTTCATGCTCATCTGTTCCGCCCTGGTCATGCTCATGACCCCGGGCCTGGCCTTCTTCTACGGAGGCATGGTCCGCGTCAAAAGCACGCTGAACATGCTGATGATGAGCTTCATCAGCCTGGGCATCGTCACCATCCTCTGGGTGCTCTACGGCTTCTCCCTCGCCTTCGGCACCGACAGGGGCTCCGTCCTCGGCTGGTCCTCCGACTTCGTCGGCTTCACCGGCATCGGCAAGATGGAACTGTGGAGCGGCTACACCATCCCGGTCTACGTCTTCGCCGTCTTCCAGCTGATGTTCGCGATCATCACACCCGCCCTGATCAGCGGCGCCCTCGCGGACCGCGTCAAATTCAGCGCCTGGGCACTCTTCCTCACCCTGTGGGCCACGATCGTGTACTTCCCGGTCGCCCACTGGGTCTGGGGCACCGGCGGCTGGGCCTTCGACCTCGGCGTCATCGACTTCGCCGGCGGCACCGCCGTCCACATCAACGCCGGTGCGGCCGCGCTCGGCGTGATCCTCGTCATCGGCAAGCGCGTCGGCTTCAAGCGGGACCCGATGCGCCCGCACAGCCTGCCGCTCGTCATGCTCGGTGCGGGGCTGCTGTGGTTCGGCTGGTTCGGCTTCAACGCCGGGTCCTGGCTCGGCAACGACGACGGCGTCGGCCCGCTGATGTTCGTCAACACCCAGGTCGCCACCGCCGCCGCGATGCTCGCCTGGCTCGCCTACGAGAAGATCCGTCACGGCGCGTTCACCACGCTGGGCGCCGCCTCCGGCGCCGTCGCGGGGCTGGTCGCCATCACCCCCTCCGGCGGCGCGGTCTCCCCGCTCGGCGCGATCGCCGTCGGTGCCATCGCCGGTGTGCTGTGCGCCATGGCCGTCGGCCTGAAGTACCGCTTCGGCTACGACGACTCCCTCGACGTCGTCGGCGTCCACATGGTCGGCGGCATCGCCGGCTCCCTCCTCGTCGGCCTCTTCGCCAGCGGCGGCGGCCAGTCCGACGTCAAGGGCCTCTTCTACGGGGGCGGCCTCGACCAGTTCTGGAAGCAGTGCGCCGGTGTCTTCGGCGTCCTCGCCTACTCGCTGATCGCCTCCGCGATCCTCGCCTTCCTCATCGACAGGACGCTCGGCATGCGCGTCACCGAGGACGAGGAGATGTCCGGCATCGACCAGGCCGAACACGCCGAGACCGCCTACGACCACACCGGAGCCGGCGGCGGCACGATCGGCTCCTTGGCACCGGGCCCGCTCGCCGCGGCCTCCGCAGCCTCCAAGAAGGTGGACGCATGA
- a CDS encoding P-II family nitrogen regulator — translation MKLITAVVKPHRLDEIKEALQAFGVHGLTVTEASGYGRQRGHTEVYRGAEYTVDLVPKIRIEVLVEDDDADQLIDVVVKAARTGKIGDGKVWSLPVDTVVRVRTGERGPDAL, via the coding sequence ATGAAGCTCATCACCGCGGTCGTGAAGCCGCACCGGCTCGACGAGATCAAGGAAGCGCTGCAGGCCTTCGGCGTCCACGGCCTGACCGTCACCGAGGCGAGCGGGTACGGCCGCCAGCGCGGCCACACCGAGGTCTACCGGGGCGCCGAGTACACCGTCGACCTCGTGCCCAAGATCCGCATCGAGGTCCTCGTCGAGGACGACGACGCCGACCAGCTCATCGACGTCGTCGTCAAGGCCGCCCGCACCGGCAAGATCGGCGACGGCAAGGTCTGGTCCCTCCCCGTCGACACGGTGGTACGCGTCCGCACGGGTGAGCGCGGTCCGGACGCGCTGTGA
- a CDS encoding [protein-PII] uridylyltransferase: MHHPHGDSPPDDPAGYAAARVRLLTEGTPQGPARRTALSHLTDNWLATLFTTAAAAAGTASDTGSAGTRGVALVAVGGYGRGELSPRSDLDLLLLHDGTDPHRVAALADRLWYPVWDLGLALDHSVRTPAEARRTAADDLKVQLGLLDARHLAGDLALTTATRTTVLADWRNQAPKRLPQLQELCAERAARHGELRYLLEPDLKEARGGLRDATALRAVAASWLADAPREGLDDARRRLLDVRDALHLTTGRATDRLALQEQDQVAAALGLPTADALLRQVYEAARVLSYAGDVTWREVGRVLRSRAVRPRLRAMLGGGGKQPAERSPLAEGVVEQDGEAVLARTARPERDPVLPLRAAAAAAQAGLPLSPHAVRRLAATTRPLPTPWPAEAREQLVTLLGAGRPTVDVWEALEAEGLITRLLPDWERVRCRPQRNAVHLWTVDRHLIETAVRASALTRRVGRPDLLLVAALLHDLGKGWPGDHSVTGETIARDAAARIGFDRADATVLATLVRHHLLLVETATRRDLDDPATVRAVADAVGSQGTLELLHALTEADALATGPAAWSSWRGSLVADLVARVAARLAGDTPAEPDTTAPTAEQERLAVEALRTGGPVLALHARAEPPADDDPGRDRPEPLGVELLIAVPEQTGVLPAVAGVLALHRLTVRTAELRALDPPDGVEGSVLVLDWRVAAEYGSLPQATRLRADLVRALDGSLDIASRLAERDAAYPRRRGVPAPPPRVTVAAAASRHATVIEVRAQDAPGLLHRIGRALEKAGVRVRSAHAGTLGANAVDAFYVTGETGSPLPPREATSVARALEEALGE; the protein is encoded by the coding sequence GTGCACCACCCCCATGGGGACAGCCCCCCGGACGACCCCGCCGGCTACGCCGCCGCCCGCGTACGCCTTCTCACCGAGGGCACGCCCCAGGGCCCCGCACGCCGCACCGCCCTCTCCCACCTCACCGACAACTGGCTCGCCACCCTCTTCACCACCGCGGCCGCGGCCGCCGGCACCGCAAGCGACACCGGCTCCGCCGGCACCCGTGGCGTCGCCCTGGTCGCCGTCGGCGGATACGGCCGCGGCGAGCTCTCCCCCCGCAGCGACCTCGACCTGCTCCTCCTCCACGACGGCACCGACCCCCACCGCGTCGCCGCCCTCGCCGACCGCCTCTGGTACCCCGTCTGGGACCTCGGCCTCGCCCTCGACCACTCCGTCCGCACCCCCGCCGAGGCCCGCAGGACCGCCGCCGACGACCTCAAGGTCCAGCTCGGCCTCCTCGACGCCCGCCACCTCGCCGGCGACCTCGCCCTCACCACCGCCACCCGCACCACCGTCCTCGCCGACTGGCGCAACCAGGCCCCCAAACGCCTCCCACAGCTCCAGGAACTGTGCGCCGAACGCGCCGCCCGCCACGGCGAACTGCGCTACCTCCTCGAACCCGACCTCAAGGAGGCCCGCGGCGGACTGCGCGACGCCACCGCCCTGCGCGCCGTCGCCGCCTCCTGGCTCGCCGACGCCCCCCGCGAGGGACTCGACGACGCCCGCCGCCGCCTCCTCGACGTCCGCGACGCCCTCCACCTCACCACCGGCCGCGCCACCGACCGCCTCGCCCTCCAGGAACAGGACCAGGTCGCTGCCGCCCTCGGCCTGCCGACCGCCGACGCCCTGCTGCGCCAGGTCTACGAGGCGGCGCGCGTCCTCTCGTACGCCGGCGACGTCACCTGGCGCGAAGTGGGGCGCGTACTGCGCTCCCGCGCCGTACGCCCCCGTCTGCGCGCCATGCTGGGCGGCGGCGGAAAGCAGCCCGCCGAACGCTCACCGCTCGCCGAGGGCGTCGTCGAACAGGACGGCGAGGCGGTGCTCGCCCGCACCGCACGCCCCGAACGCGACCCCGTGCTCCCCCTGCGCGCCGCGGCCGCCGCCGCACAGGCCGGGCTCCCGCTCTCCCCGCACGCCGTACGGCGCCTCGCCGCCACCACGCGCCCCCTGCCCACGCCCTGGCCCGCCGAGGCCCGCGAACAGCTCGTCACCCTGCTCGGCGCCGGCCGCCCCACCGTCGACGTCTGGGAGGCACTGGAGGCCGAGGGACTGATCACCCGGCTGCTGCCCGACTGGGAACGCGTCCGCTGCCGCCCGCAGCGCAACGCCGTCCATCTGTGGACCGTCGACCGGCACCTGATCGAGACCGCCGTGCGCGCCTCCGCGCTGACCCGCCGCGTCGGCCGCCCCGACCTCCTCCTGGTCGCCGCCCTGCTGCACGACCTCGGCAAGGGCTGGCCCGGCGACCACAGCGTCACCGGCGAGACCATCGCCCGCGACGCCGCCGCCCGCATCGGCTTCGACCGCGCCGACGCCACCGTCCTGGCCACCCTCGTCCGCCACCACCTGCTCCTCGTCGAGACCGCCACCCGGCGCGACCTGGACGACCCCGCCACCGTCCGCGCGGTCGCCGACGCCGTCGGCTCCCAGGGCACCCTCGAACTGCTGCACGCCCTTACCGAGGCCGACGCCCTCGCCACCGGGCCCGCGGCCTGGTCCTCCTGGCGCGGTTCCCTCGTCGCCGACCTCGTCGCCCGCGTCGCCGCCCGGCTCGCCGGGGACACCCCCGCCGAGCCCGACACCACCGCGCCCACCGCCGAACAGGAACGCCTCGCCGTCGAGGCCCTGCGCACCGGCGGCCCGGTCCTCGCCCTGCACGCCCGCGCCGAACCCCCGGCCGACGACGACCCCGGCCGCGACCGGCCCGAACCGCTCGGCGTTGAACTGCTGATCGCCGTACCCGAGCAGACCGGCGTCCTGCCCGCCGTCGCCGGCGTCCTCGCCCTGCACCGGCTCACCGTCCGCACCGCGGAACTGCGCGCCCTCGACCCGCCCGACGGCGTCGAAGGCTCCGTACTGGTGCTCGACTGGCGGGTCGCCGCCGAGTACGGCTCCCTGCCGCAGGCCACCCGGCTGCGCGCGGATCTCGTACGGGCGCTGGACGGCAGCCTGGACATCGCGTCCCGGCTCGCCGAACGCGACGCGGCGTACCCGCGCCGCCGGGGGGTTCCGGCGCCGCCGCCGCGGGTGACGGTCGCCGCGGCCGCCTCCCGGCACGCGACGGTGATCGAGGTCCGCGCCCAGGACGCCCCCGGCCTGCTGCACCGCATCGGCCGCGCCCTGGAGAAGGCGGGCGTACGGGTGCGCAGCGCGCACGCCGGCACCTTGGGCGCCAACGCCGTAGACGCCTTCTACGTGACCGGGGAGACCGGCAGCCCCCTGCCCCCGCGGGAGGCGACATCGGTGGCACGAGCGCTGGAGGAGGCGCTGGGGGAGTAG